One Myripristis murdjan chromosome 17, fMyrMur1.1, whole genome shotgun sequence DNA segment encodes these proteins:
- the vps4b gene encoding vacuolar protein sorting-associated protein 4B isoform X1, with product MEPTNLQKAIAIAQKASQEDQAGNYEEAIRSYQHAVKYFLHIVKREPQGKDGNQKIRDKCKQYLDRVEELQAYLEKKEKAIDLASKAAQEDKAQNYEEALRLYQHAVQYFLHVVKYEAQGDKAKQSIRAKCAEYLDRAEKLKEYLKKKEKAPPAKPVKESQSDDKGNESDEGDNPEKKKFQNQLSGAIVMEKPNIKWNDVAGLEGAKEALKEAVILPIKFPHLFTGKRTPWRGILLFGPPGTGKSYLAKAVATEANNSTFFSISSSDLVSKWLGESEKLVKNLFSLAREHKPSIIFIDEIDSLCGSRSENESEAARRIKTEFLVQMQGVGNDNEGVLVLGATNIPWTLDSAIRRRFEKRIYIPLPEEHARSFMFKLHLGSTPNSLTESDFVTLGKKTDGYSGADVSIIVRDALMQPVRKVQSATHFKRVRGPSRDDPNLLVDDLLTPCSPGDPNAIEMTWMDVPGEKLLEPVVCMSDMLRSLSNTKPTVNEQDLDKLRKFTEDFGQEG from the exons ATGGAGCCAACAAATCTCCAG aAAGCTATAGCCATCGCACAGAAGGCCTCGCAAGAGGACCAGGCTGGGAACTATGAGGAGGCAATCCGCTCCTACCAACATGCAGTGAAGTACTTTCTGCACATTGTGAAAC GTGAACCTCAGGGTAAAGATGGCAACCAGAAGATCAGAGATAAATGTAAACAGTACCTGGACAGAGTGGAAGAGCTACAGGCATACCTGGAGAAAAAAGAG AAAGCCATTGATCTTGCCAGCAAGGCAGCTCAGGAGGACAAAGCTCAGAACTATGAGGAGGCTCTCCGTTTGTACCAGCATGCTGTTCAGTACTTCCTCCATGTGGTGAAAT ATGAAGCCCAGGGTGACAAAGCTAAGCAGAGCATCCGGGCAAAGTGCGCCGAGTACCTGGACAGAGCAGAGAAGCTGAAGGAGTATctaaagaagaaagagaaggctCCACCTGCCAAGCCTGTCAAAGAGTCACAGTCTGACGACAaagg GAATGAAAGTGATGAAGGTGATAAtccagagaaaaagaaattccAGAATCAGCTCTCAG GTGCAATTGTAATGGAGAAGCCAAACATCAAATGGAATGATGTTGCTGGCTTGGAGGGAGCCAAGGAAGCCCTGAAAGAAGCTGTTATTCTTCCCATCAAATTCCCCCACCTTTTCACAG GAAAGAGGACACCGTGGAGAGGAATCCTGCTCTTTGGACCTCCAGGTACAGGAAAGTCCTATCTGGCTAAAGCCGTCGCCACAGAGGCCAACAACTCAAccttcttctccatctcctcctctgaccTCGTCTCCAAATGGCTGGGAGAGAGTGAAAA GTTGGTGAAGAATCTTTTTAGCCTTGCACGGGAGCACAAGCCTTCTATAATCTTCATTGATGAGATCGACTCCCTTTGCGGCTCCCGAAGTGAAAATGAGAGTGAGGCTGCTCGCCGTATCAAGACAGAGTTCCTGGTCCAGATGCAGG GAGTGGGGAATGACAACGAAGGAGTGCTGGTGCTTGGGGCAACAAACATCCCATGGACTTTAGACTCTGCTATCAGAAGAAG ATTTGAGAAGAGGATCTACATCCCGCTGCCTGAGGAGCACGCCCGCTCCTTCATGTTCAAGCTCCACCTGGGCTCCACCCCCAACAGCCTCACCGAATCGGACTTTGTCACTCTGGGCAAGAAGACAGACGGATACTCTGGAGCAGATGTCAGCATCATTGTCAGAGACGCACTCATGCAGCCTGTCAGGAAGGTCCAGTCAGCTACTCACTTTAAACGG GTACGAGGACCATCGAGAGACGACCCCAACCTTCTTGTAGACGACCTCCTGACCCCTTGCTCGCCCGGGGATCCCAATGCAATTGAAATGACATGGATGGACGTTCCTGGGGAAAAGCTATTGGAACCCGTTGTTTGTATG TCTGACATGCTGAGGTCTCTGTCTAACACAAAGCCAACAGTCAATGAACAAGACCTGGACAAACTGCGGAAATTCACAGAAGACTTTGGGCAGGAAGGCTAA
- the kdsr gene encoding 3-dehydrosphinganine reductase has product MSSEEGLSSTITDWLFINSWWLLLPFIMLLVVAAFIVAFVLLLYMISPLISPKPLKLNGAHVVVTGGSSGIGKCIAMECYKQGAFITLVARDEAKLLQAKKEVEKCAINDKQVVLCISVDVSKDYGQVESVIKQAQEKLGPVDMLVNCAGMSISGKFEEVEVDRFKRLMEVNYLGSVYPTRAVITTMKERRMGRIMFVSSQAGQIGLFGYTAYSPSKFALRGLAESLQMEMKPYNIYVTVAYPPDTDTPGLAEENKTKPLETKLISETSGVCQPEQVAKIVVRDAVQGNFNSSVGPDGYMLSALTCGMSPVTSITEGLQQIVTMGLFRTIALFYLGSFDSIVRRCMIQREQSKAADKRE; this is encoded by the exons ATGTCCTCTGAAGAAGGCTTGAGTTCAACGATCACCGATTGGCTTTTCATCAATTCCTGGTGGCTGCTCCTGCCGTTCATCATGCTTCTTGTAGTCGCCGCATTCATCGTTGCCTTCGTGTTGCTGTTGTACATGATATCGCCTCTTATTAGCCCCAAACCTTTGAAACTGAACGGGGCCCACGTCGTG GTGACAGGAGGGTCAAGCGGCATTGGGAAGTGCATTGCAATGGAGTGCTACAAGCAAGGAGCTTTCATCACCCTGGTGGCACGGGATGAG gCTAAATTGCTCCAAGCAAAGAAGGAGGTGGAGAAATGTGCCATCAATGATAAGCAG GTGGTGCTCTGCATATCAGTGGACGTTTCAAAGGATTACGGCCAGGTGGAGAGTGTGATAAAACAG GCTCAGGAGAAGCTGGGGCCTGTTGATATGCTGGTGAACTGTGCCGGAATGTCCATTTCTGGAAAGTTtgaagaggtggaggtggaTCGCTTCAAA AGGCTGATGGAGGTGAACTACCTGGGCAGTGTTTACCCAACGCGTGCGGTCATAACCACCATGAAGGAGCGAAGAATGGGCCGCATCATGTTTGTGTCATCCCAGGCAGGCCAGATTGGCTTGTTTGGCTACACAGCCTACTCCCCGTCCAAGTTTGCCCTTCGTGGCTTAGCAGAGTCACTGCAGATggag ATGAAGCCATACAATATCTATGTGACGGTGGCCTACCCCCCAGACACCGACACACCAGGACTGGCTGAGGAAAATAAGACAAAG CCTTTAGAGACCAAGTTAATCTCCGAGACCTCTGGGGTTTGTCAGCCAGAGCAAGTGGCCAAAATCGTTGTTCGGGATGCGGTG CAGGGGAACTTTAACAGCTCTGTGGGTCCTGACGGCTACATGCTCTCGGCACTCACCTGTGGAATGTCACCTGTCACCTCCATCACAGAGGGCCTGCAGCAG ATTGTGACTATGGGACTGTTTCGGACCATTGCCCTGTTCTACCTGGGGAGTTTTGACAGCATTGTGCGTCGCTGCATGATTCAGAGAGAGCAGTCGAAAGCGGCCGACAAGAGGGAGTAA
- the vps4b gene encoding vacuolar protein sorting-associated protein 4B isoform X2, whose translation MAANNNLQKAIDLASKAAQEDKAQNYEEALRLYQHAVQYFLHVVKYEAQGDKAKQSIRAKCAEYLDRAEKLKEYLKKKEKAPPAKPVKESQSDDKGNESDEGDNPEKKKFQNQLSGAIVMEKPNIKWNDVAGLEGAKEALKEAVILPIKFPHLFTGKRTPWRGILLFGPPGTGKSYLAKAVATEANNSTFFSISSSDLVSKWLGESEKLVKNLFSLAREHKPSIIFIDEIDSLCGSRSENESEAARRIKTEFLVQMQGVGNDNEGVLVLGATNIPWTLDSAIRRRFEKRIYIPLPEEHARSFMFKLHLGSTPNSLTESDFVTLGKKTDGYSGADVSIIVRDALMQPVRKVQSATHFKRVRGPSRDDPNLLVDDLLTPCSPGDPNAIEMTWMDVPGEKLLEPVVCMSDMLRSLSNTKPTVNEQDLDKLRKFTEDFGQEG comes from the exons ATGGCTGCCAACAACAATTTACAG AAAGCCATTGATCTTGCCAGCAAGGCAGCTCAGGAGGACAAAGCTCAGAACTATGAGGAGGCTCTCCGTTTGTACCAGCATGCTGTTCAGTACTTCCTCCATGTGGTGAAAT ATGAAGCCCAGGGTGACAAAGCTAAGCAGAGCATCCGGGCAAAGTGCGCCGAGTACCTGGACAGAGCAGAGAAGCTGAAGGAGTATctaaagaagaaagagaaggctCCACCTGCCAAGCCTGTCAAAGAGTCACAGTCTGACGACAaagg GAATGAAAGTGATGAAGGTGATAAtccagagaaaaagaaattccAGAATCAGCTCTCAG GTGCAATTGTAATGGAGAAGCCAAACATCAAATGGAATGATGTTGCTGGCTTGGAGGGAGCCAAGGAAGCCCTGAAAGAAGCTGTTATTCTTCCCATCAAATTCCCCCACCTTTTCACAG GAAAGAGGACACCGTGGAGAGGAATCCTGCTCTTTGGACCTCCAGGTACAGGAAAGTCCTATCTGGCTAAAGCCGTCGCCACAGAGGCCAACAACTCAAccttcttctccatctcctcctctgaccTCGTCTCCAAATGGCTGGGAGAGAGTGAAAA GTTGGTGAAGAATCTTTTTAGCCTTGCACGGGAGCACAAGCCTTCTATAATCTTCATTGATGAGATCGACTCCCTTTGCGGCTCCCGAAGTGAAAATGAGAGTGAGGCTGCTCGCCGTATCAAGACAGAGTTCCTGGTCCAGATGCAGG GAGTGGGGAATGACAACGAAGGAGTGCTGGTGCTTGGGGCAACAAACATCCCATGGACTTTAGACTCTGCTATCAGAAGAAG ATTTGAGAAGAGGATCTACATCCCGCTGCCTGAGGAGCACGCCCGCTCCTTCATGTTCAAGCTCCACCTGGGCTCCACCCCCAACAGCCTCACCGAATCGGACTTTGTCACTCTGGGCAAGAAGACAGACGGATACTCTGGAGCAGATGTCAGCATCATTGTCAGAGACGCACTCATGCAGCCTGTCAGGAAGGTCCAGTCAGCTACTCACTTTAAACGG GTACGAGGACCATCGAGAGACGACCCCAACCTTCTTGTAGACGACCTCCTGACCCCTTGCTCGCCCGGGGATCCCAATGCAATTGAAATGACATGGATGGACGTTCCTGGGGAAAAGCTATTGGAACCCGTTGTTTGTATG TCTGACATGCTGAGGTCTCTGTCTAACACAAAGCCAACAGTCAATGAACAAGACCTGGACAAACTGCGGAAATTCACAGAAGACTTTGGGCAGGAAGGCTAA